One genomic window of Streptomonospora nanhaiensis includes the following:
- a CDS encoding TetR/AcrR family transcriptional regulator, with protein sequence MTPPHAAGTRERIVRATSRLLQRQGYTATGLKEISQASQATLGSVYHFFPGGKRELAVAAIRHGDAEFADQLREALGRDDDPAAAVAACAEELARGLRESDWLDGCPVTTAALESAGHLPDIQRAAAEAFAHWRGLVRDRLTDCGLAPEHAADLAHTVINTLEGAEMAAQVSRSEEPLLIAGRHLARLIDSYR encoded by the coding sequence ATGACTCCCCCGCACGCCGCCGGCACCCGCGAGCGCATCGTCCGGGCCACCTCCCGGCTGCTGCAGCGCCAGGGCTACACCGCCACCGGCCTCAAGGAGATCTCCCAGGCCTCCCAGGCCACGCTCGGGTCGGTCTACCACTTCTTCCCCGGCGGCAAGCGCGAGCTGGCGGTGGCCGCCATCCGCCACGGCGACGCCGAGTTCGCCGACCAGCTGCGCGAGGCCCTGGGCCGCGACGACGACCCCGCCGCGGCCGTGGCCGCCTGCGCCGAGGAGCTGGCGCGCGGGCTGCGCGAGTCCGACTGGCTGGACGGCTGCCCGGTCACCACCGCCGCCCTGGAGAGCGCCGGGCACCTGCCCGACATCCAGCGCGCCGCCGCCGAGGCGTTCGCCCACTGGCGCGGCCTGGTCCGCGACCGGCTCACCGACTGCGGGCTGGCCCCCGAGCACGCCGCCGACCTCGCCCACACCGTCATCAACACCCTGGAGGGTGCCGAGATGGCGGCCCAGGTCTCGCGCAGCGAGGAGCCGCTGCTCATCGCCGGGCGCCACCTGGCCCGCCTCATCGACTCCTACCGCTAG
- a CDS encoding NAD(P)-binding domain-containing protein: MDTPAVTVIGLGPMGRAMAAAYLERGYAVTVWNRTPARADDLVARGARRAATPAAALEANRLAVVSLTDYDALDAVLEQAGGADLAGRTVANLTSDTPGGPARRRAASPSAAPPTSPAACRCPRPSSPPPAPPPTTADRPRRWRPTARPWRC, from the coding sequence ATGGACACCCCCGCGGTGACCGTCATCGGCCTGGGCCCCATGGGCCGCGCCATGGCAGCGGCCTACCTGGAGCGCGGCTACGCCGTGACCGTGTGGAACCGCACCCCCGCGCGCGCCGACGACCTGGTCGCCCGCGGCGCCCGCCGCGCCGCCACCCCCGCCGCGGCCCTGGAGGCCAACCGGCTGGCCGTGGTCAGCCTCACCGACTACGACGCCCTGGACGCCGTGCTGGAGCAGGCCGGCGGCGCCGACCTGGCCGGGCGCACCGTGGCCAACCTCACCTCCGACACCCCCGGCGGGCCCGCGAGGCGGCGCGCCGCCTCGCCGAGCGCGGCGCCGCCCACATCACCGGCGGCGTGCAGGTGCCCCCGCCCCTCATCGCCACCCCCGGCGCCGCCACCTACTACAGCGGACCGGCCGAGGCGGTGGAGGCCCACCGCGCGGCCCTGGAGGTGCTGA
- a CDS encoding imine reductase family protein: MQVPPPLIATPGAATYYSGPAEAVEAHRAALEVLTEVDYLGADPGLAALYYQIGMDMFWTSMLSYLHAQAVARANGISAADFLPRARKTLDLGYFLDFYAPRIDAGDHAGDVDRLTMGAASMAHVVHTAADSGVDTGLPEAVLAAFRRGVEAGHGADSLTRLVEVLGPRE; encoded by the coding sequence GTGCAGGTGCCCCCGCCCCTCATCGCCACCCCCGGCGCCGCCACCTACTACAGCGGACCGGCCGAGGCGGTGGAGGCCCACCGCGCGGCCCTGGAGGTGCTGACCGAGGTGGACTACCTGGGCGCGGACCCGGGCCTGGCCGCCCTCTACTACCAGATCGGCATGGACATGTTCTGGACGTCGATGCTGAGCTACCTCCACGCCCAGGCGGTGGCCCGCGCCAACGGCATCAGCGCCGCCGACTTCCTGCCCCGCGCCCGCAAGACCCTCGACCTGGGCTACTTCCTGGACTTCTACGCCCCCCGCATCGACGCCGGCGACCACGCCGGCGACGTGGACCGCCTCACGATGGGCGCGGCCAGCATGGCCCACGTCGTCCACACCGCCGCCGATTCCGGAGTCGACACCGGGCTGCCCGAGGCGGTGCTGGCGGCGTTCCGCCGGGGCGTGGAGGCGGGCCACGGCGCCGACAGCCTCACCCGGCTGGTGGAGGTCCTGGGGCCGCGGGAGTGA